A region of the Pricia mediterranea genome:
CGACCGCATTCTTAAAAACGAACTGGCCGTTCATATGTGGATAGTAGGATTCATCATCGGGGTCATTGTCCTCGAGAATATCGGTCACCCAACGTTCGCCCATGCCCGGAGCCGTGAGCGCAAGCTCTTCGGCGTGCTGCCCTTCGGAATGCAAATGGGTCGATAATATGCCTTTTGAGCTGCCCTCTTCACGACTTACGACGGCAGCGCCCGCCCCGTCACCAAAAATGACGGATACGCCCCTGCCCCGGGTCGTCATGTCCAAACCGTGGGAATGCAGTTCGGAGCCTATGACCAGAATATTCTTGTACATGCCGCTTTTAATGTACTGGTCGGCCACCGAAAGCGCATATATAAAGCCGGAACATTGATTTCTCACGTCAAGGGCACCAACAGTCTTGATGCCGAGGTCGCGCTGGACCAGGACCCCCGGACCGGGGAAATAGTAATCGGGACTCAAGGTAGCGAAGACAATGAAGTCGATGTCATCTTTGTCGATACCCGCCCGTTCGATTGCAATCTTGGCGGCCTTGACGCCCATGCTGGTCGTGGTGTCTTCCCCTTTAATCACGTGCCGCCGCTCCTTGATTCCGGTACGCTCTTGAATCCACTCGTCATTGGTATCCATCATTTGCGCCAAATCGTCGTTGGTCACAGTATTGTCGGGTACAAAATATCCAAGTCCCGTTAATTTTGAACTGTACATGGTTTCGATTATTTAGGATGAAGACAGGCCCAAACTTTTATCGCAGCCTTCTTGACAGGAACAATATTAAGAAACGAATCTATTCGGAGAGAAATTTTTGGTAACTATTTACGTCCACTGTGGCTTTTAGGTCGTGCAATAGGTTGTAAAGTCCGAAAAAAGTCCGGTTCATATATAAAAAATGTTTGGAACCACGATTTCCGTTCATTTTTC
Encoded here:
- a CDS encoding 3-oxoacyl-ACP synthase III family protein, with the translated sequence MYSSKLTGLGYFVPDNTVTNDDLAQMMDTNDEWIQERTGIKERRHVIKGEDTTTSMGVKAAKIAIERAGIDKDDIDFIVFATLSPDYYFPGPGVLVQRDLGIKTVGALDVRNQCSGFIYALSVADQYIKSGMYKNILVIGSELHSHGLDMTTRGRGVSVIFGDGAGAAVVSREEGSSKGILSTHLHSEGQHAEELALTAPGMGERWVTDILEDNDPDDESYYPHMNGQFVFKNAVVRFSEVIVEGLKANGLSKSDIDLLVPHQANLRISQFIQKKFELKDDQVFNNIMKYGNTTAASIPIALTEAWEADRIKEGDLVVLAAFGSGFTWGSAVIRW